From the Scophthalmus maximus strain ysfricsl-2021 chromosome 11, ASM2237912v1, whole genome shotgun sequence genome, one window contains:
- the LOC118299268 gene encoding uncharacterized protein LOC118299268 has product MKGTRTSLRLFLLLNQLLFCPTDAGQGLSTMQMSTYKIKDQGNSSPSAMEPSPTTTDTHTNGTCADCLIDIEMGLIAISSAGGLIVCLLVATVVLACQVCHIQRRVYPPRTSQSNMDLMNRASYWGTDQPDDRGVVGPCDTTVILEEERAESKMEEEMQVEIEEANEEAGKRLEEGATAMAFDPEEKASDIQNYRSRDSCIESPRDLEDMPLVV; this is encoded by the coding sequence ATGAAAGGCACCAGAACTTCTCTGAGGCTGTTCCTGCTACTCAACCAACTGCTGTTCTGTCCCACTGATGCAGGCCAAGGCCTTTCAACCATGCAGATGAGCACATACAAAATAAAGGATCAAGGTAACAGTTCACCCTCTGCCATGGAGCCCAGCCCCACTACCACTGACACGCACACCAATGGCACTTGTGCTGACTGTTTGATTGACATTGAGATGGGTCTGATTGCCATAAGTTCAGCAGGGGGGCTGATTGTCTGCCTCCTGGTTGCCACCGTGGTATTGGCATGCCAGGTCTGCCACATTCAGCGCAGGGTTTATCCCCCTCGAACGTCACAGTCCAACATGGACCTGATGAACAGAGCAAGCTACTGGGGCACAGACCAGCCAGATGACAGAGGAGTGGTTGGGCCATGTGACACGACTGTCATACttgaagaggagagagcagagagcaagatggaggaagagatgcAGGTTGAAATAGAAGAGGCAAATGAAGAGGCTGGGAAAAGACTTGAGGAAGGGGCAACGGCAATGGCTTTTGACCCAGAAGAGAAGGCCAGTGATATTCAGAACTACAGGTCCAGGGACTCCTGTATTGAGAGTCCCAGGGATCTAGAGGACATGCCCCTTGTtgtgtaa
- the omgb gene encoding oligodendrocyte-myelin glycoprotein isoform X2, with the protein MMRFPTMPACSASLLFFLVLLLCGLLGGWVLTICPSVCSCSRGHRMVDCSSRGLTKLPPGLQHNIRFLNLSFNSLLGLDRQLSPYSHLRTLDLSYNRLENLPPSLPRSLWDMRVVGNHLCLLDKNDTAYHWNLKILDLSDNGLERVVFINNTLPHLQALNLSHNRFWTVPTNMPHNLESIDLSHNYLVQILPGSLDQLPQLAQFYLHANHFSWLSEWVFEKLTGLELISLGDNPWACEEEENIMRLLKWAEQTRATVLGCPCYIRPVCGQSHLATPGKVWRTALFTEPPLWVNSRGEGHDGQSRARTGEVTSSYQAKSALFQTGVDQDKRRGNGSGDHVVNVWTSSTSLESFSYKSTTASSWSSTKKPKVDNSQNQGQSLLVETQLTVTLTISVMTAIFITL; encoded by the exons ATGATGAG ATTCCCAACAATGCCGGCCTGCTCCGCCtcactgctcttcttcctcgttctgctgctgtgtgggcTTCTGGGGGGTTGGGTGCTCACTATCTGCCCCTCTGTGTGCTCCTGCAGCCGGGGACACCGTATGGTGGACTGCTCCTCACGAGGCCTGACCAAGCTACCTCCTGGTCTGCAGCACAACATCCGCTTTCTCAACCTCTCCTTTAACAG CTTGTTGGGTCTGGACAGGCAGCTCAGCCCCTATTCTCACCTGCGAACACTGGACCTGTCCTACAACCGCCTGGAGAACCTGCCACCTTCCTTGCCACGGTCTCTGTGGGACATGCGAGTGGTGGGGAACCACCTGTGCTTGCTGGacaaaaatgacacagcttACCATTGGAACCTGAAAATACTGGATCTGTCTGATAATGGGCTGGAGAGAGTGGTTTTCATCAACAACACACTACCCCATCTCCAAGCTCTCAACCTCAGTCACAACAGGTTCTGGACTGTGCCCACAAATATGCCACACAACCTGGAGAGCATTGATTTGTCACATAATTATCTGGTGCAGATCCTGCCTGGATCACTGGACCAGCTTCCTCAACTGGCTCAGTTCTACTTGCATGCTAATCACTTCTCCTGGTTATCTGAGTGGGTCTTTGAGAAGCTAACGGGCCTAGAGTTAATCTCTCTTGGAGATAACCCCTGGGcttgtgaagaagaagaaaacataatgAGGCTCCTGAAATGGGCTGAGCAGACCCGTGCAACTGTCTTAGGCTGTCCCTGTTATATAAGACCCGTCTGTGGGCAATCCCATCTGGCAACACCAGGTAAGGTGTGGCGCACTGCGCTTTTCACAGAGCCACCACTTTGGGTAAACAGCAGAGGTGAAGGGCACGATGGTCAATCCCGTGCAAGGACTGGAGAGGTCACATCAAGTTACCAGGCCAAGTCAGCCCTTTTTCAGACAGGAGTAGATCAGGACAAACGAAGAGGGAACGGATCTGGGGATCATGTGGTGAATGTCTGGACATCTTCCACAAGCTTGGAAAGTTTCTCATACAAAAGCACAACAGCATCATCATGGTCTTCAACGAAGAAGCCCAAAGTAGATAACTCACAGAATCAAGGCCAGAGCCTCCTTGTCGAGACTCAGCTGACTGTCACTCTGACTATTTCAGTAATGACAGCAATATTCATCACTTTATGA
- the omgb gene encoding oligodendrocyte-myelin glycoprotein isoform X3 — translation MMSRGHRMVDCSSRGLTKLPPGLQHNIRFLNLSFNSLLGLDRQLSPYSHLRTLDLSYNRLENLPPSLPRSLWDMRVVGNHLCLLDKNDTAYHWNLKILDLSDNGLERVVFINNTLPHLQALNLSHNRFWTVPTNMPHNLESIDLSHNYLVQILPGSLDQLPQLAQFYLHANHFSWLSEWVFEKLTGLELISLGDNPWACEEEENIMRLLKWAEQTRATVLGCPCYIRPVCGQSHLATPGKVWRTALFTEPPLWVNSRGEGHDGQSRARTGEVTSSYQAKSALFQTGVDQDKRRGNGSGDHVVNVWTSSTSLESFSYKSTTASSWSSTKKPKVDNSQNQGQSLLVETQLTVTLTISVMTAIFITL, via the exons ATGATGAG CCGGGGACACCGTATGGTGGACTGCTCCTCACGAGGCCTGACCAAGCTACCTCCTGGTCTGCAGCACAACATCCGCTTTCTCAACCTCTCCTTTAACAG CTTGTTGGGTCTGGACAGGCAGCTCAGCCCCTATTCTCACCTGCGAACACTGGACCTGTCCTACAACCGCCTGGAGAACCTGCCACCTTCCTTGCCACGGTCTCTGTGGGACATGCGAGTGGTGGGGAACCACCTGTGCTTGCTGGacaaaaatgacacagcttACCATTGGAACCTGAAAATACTGGATCTGTCTGATAATGGGCTGGAGAGAGTGGTTTTCATCAACAACACACTACCCCATCTCCAAGCTCTCAACCTCAGTCACAACAGGTTCTGGACTGTGCCCACAAATATGCCACACAACCTGGAGAGCATTGATTTGTCACATAATTATCTGGTGCAGATCCTGCCTGGATCACTGGACCAGCTTCCTCAACTGGCTCAGTTCTACTTGCATGCTAATCACTTCTCCTGGTTATCTGAGTGGGTCTTTGAGAAGCTAACGGGCCTAGAGTTAATCTCTCTTGGAGATAACCCCTGGGcttgtgaagaagaagaaaacataatgAGGCTCCTGAAATGGGCTGAGCAGACCCGTGCAACTGTCTTAGGCTGTCCCTGTTATATAAGACCCGTCTGTGGGCAATCCCATCTGGCAACACCAGGTAAGGTGTGGCGCACTGCGCTTTTCACAGAGCCACCACTTTGGGTAAACAGCAGAGGTGAAGGGCACGATGGTCAATCCCGTGCAAGGACTGGAGAGGTCACATCAAGTTACCAGGCCAAGTCAGCCCTTTTTCAGACAGGAGTAGATCAGGACAAACGAAGAGGGAACGGATCTGGGGATCATGTGGTGAATGTCTGGACATCTTCCACAAGCTTGGAAAGTTTCTCATACAAAAGCACAACAGCATCATCATGGTCTTCAACGAAGAAGCCCAAAGTAGATAACTCACAGAATCAAGGCCAGAGCCTCCTTGTCGAGACTCAGCTGACTGTCACTCTGACTATTTCAGTAATGACAGCAATATTCATCACTTTATGA
- the omgb gene encoding oligodendrocyte-myelin glycoprotein isoform X4, with protein sequence MMSRGHRMVDCSSRGLTKLPPGLQHNIRFLNLSFNRQLSPYSHLRTLDLSYNRLENLPPSLPRSLWDMRVVGNHLCLLDKNDTAYHWNLKILDLSDNGLERVVFINNTLPHLQALNLSHNRFWTVPTNMPHNLESIDLSHNYLVQILPGSLDQLPQLAQFYLHANHFSWLSEWVFEKLTGLELISLGDNPWACEEEENIMRLLKWAEQTRATVLGCPCYIRPVCGQSHLATPGKVWRTALFTEPPLWVNSRGEGHDGQSRARTGEVTSSYQAKSALFQTGVDQDKRRGNGSGDHVVNVWTSSTSLESFSYKSTTASSWSSTKKPKVDNSQNQGQSLLVETQLTVTLTISVMTAIFITL encoded by the exons ATGATGAG CCGGGGACACCGTATGGTGGACTGCTCCTCACGAGGCCTGACCAAGCTACCTCCTGGTCTGCAGCACAACATCCGCTTTCTCAACCTCTCCTTTAACAG GCAGCTCAGCCCCTATTCTCACCTGCGAACACTGGACCTGTCCTACAACCGCCTGGAGAACCTGCCACCTTCCTTGCCACGGTCTCTGTGGGACATGCGAGTGGTGGGGAACCACCTGTGCTTGCTGGacaaaaatgacacagcttACCATTGGAACCTGAAAATACTGGATCTGTCTGATAATGGGCTGGAGAGAGTGGTTTTCATCAACAACACACTACCCCATCTCCAAGCTCTCAACCTCAGTCACAACAGGTTCTGGACTGTGCCCACAAATATGCCACACAACCTGGAGAGCATTGATTTGTCACATAATTATCTGGTGCAGATCCTGCCTGGATCACTGGACCAGCTTCCTCAACTGGCTCAGTTCTACTTGCATGCTAATCACTTCTCCTGGTTATCTGAGTGGGTCTTTGAGAAGCTAACGGGCCTAGAGTTAATCTCTCTTGGAGATAACCCCTGGGcttgtgaagaagaagaaaacataatgAGGCTCCTGAAATGGGCTGAGCAGACCCGTGCAACTGTCTTAGGCTGTCCCTGTTATATAAGACCCGTCTGTGGGCAATCCCATCTGGCAACACCAGGTAAGGTGTGGCGCACTGCGCTTTTCACAGAGCCACCACTTTGGGTAAACAGCAGAGGTGAAGGGCACGATGGTCAATCCCGTGCAAGGACTGGAGAGGTCACATCAAGTTACCAGGCCAAGTCAGCCCTTTTTCAGACAGGAGTAGATCAGGACAAACGAAGAGGGAACGGATCTGGGGATCATGTGGTGAATGTCTGGACATCTTCCACAAGCTTGGAAAGTTTCTCATACAAAAGCACAACAGCATCATCATGGTCTTCAACGAAGAAGCCCAAAGTAGATAACTCACAGAATCAAGGCCAGAGCCTCCTTGTCGAGACTCAGCTGACTGTCACTCTGACTATTTCAGTAATGACAGCAATATTCATCACTTTATGA
- the omgb gene encoding oligodendrocyte-myelin glycoprotein isoform X1, which produces MPACSASLLFFLVLLLCGLLGGWVLTICPSVCSCSRGHRMVDCSSRGLTKLPPGLQHNIRFLNLSFNRQLSPYSHLRTLDLSYNRLENLPPSLPRSLWDMRVVGNHLCLLDKNDTAYHWNLKILDLSDNGLERVVFINNTLPHLQALNLSHNRFWTVPTNMPHNLESIDLSHNYLVQILPGSLDQLPQLAQFYLHANHFSWLSEWVFEKLTGLELISLGDNPWACEEEENIMRLLKWAEQTRATVLGCPCYIRPVCGQSHLATPGKVWRTALFTEPPLWVNSRGEGHDGQSRARTGEVTSSYQAKSALFQTGVDQDKRRGNGSGDHVVNVWTSSTSLESFSYKSTTASSWSSTKKPKVDNSQNQGQSLLVETQLTVTLTISVMTAIFITL; this is translated from the exons ATGCCGGCCTGCTCCGCCtcactgctcttcttcctcgttctgctgctgtgtgggcTTCTGGGGGGTTGGGTGCTCACTATCTGCCCCTCTGTGTGCTCCTGCAGCCGGGGACACCGTATGGTGGACTGCTCCTCACGAGGCCTGACCAAGCTACCTCCTGGTCTGCAGCACAACATCCGCTTTCTCAACCTCTCCTTTAACAG GCAGCTCAGCCCCTATTCTCACCTGCGAACACTGGACCTGTCCTACAACCGCCTGGAGAACCTGCCACCTTCCTTGCCACGGTCTCTGTGGGACATGCGAGTGGTGGGGAACCACCTGTGCTTGCTGGacaaaaatgacacagcttACCATTGGAACCTGAAAATACTGGATCTGTCTGATAATGGGCTGGAGAGAGTGGTTTTCATCAACAACACACTACCCCATCTCCAAGCTCTCAACCTCAGTCACAACAGGTTCTGGACTGTGCCCACAAATATGCCACACAACCTGGAGAGCATTGATTTGTCACATAATTATCTGGTGCAGATCCTGCCTGGATCACTGGACCAGCTTCCTCAACTGGCTCAGTTCTACTTGCATGCTAATCACTTCTCCTGGTTATCTGAGTGGGTCTTTGAGAAGCTAACGGGCCTAGAGTTAATCTCTCTTGGAGATAACCCCTGGGcttgtgaagaagaagaaaacataatgAGGCTCCTGAAATGGGCTGAGCAGACCCGTGCAACTGTCTTAGGCTGTCCCTGTTATATAAGACCCGTCTGTGGGCAATCCCATCTGGCAACACCAGGTAAGGTGTGGCGCACTGCGCTTTTCACAGAGCCACCACTTTGGGTAAACAGCAGAGGTGAAGGGCACGATGGTCAATCCCGTGCAAGGACTGGAGAGGTCACATCAAGTTACCAGGCCAAGTCAGCCCTTTTTCAGACAGGAGTAGATCAGGACAAACGAAGAGGGAACGGATCTGGGGATCATGTGGTGAATGTCTGGACATCTTCCACAAGCTTGGAAAGTTTCTCATACAAAAGCACAACAGCATCATCATGGTCTTCAACGAAGAAGCCCAAAGTAGATAACTCACAGAATCAAGGCCAGAGCCTCCTTGTCGAGACTCAGCTGACTGTCACTCTGACTATTTCAGTAATGACAGCAATATTCATCACTTTATGA